A stretch of Flavobacterium sp. N2270 DNA encodes these proteins:
- a CDS encoding 3-oxoacyl-ACP synthase, with translation MEQNYKIAQHCVIENNKVFLNGVEKFSSTNEQFPDFIKAAYKNFNSNYPKFFKMDNLSKLSFLAADLILKEIDLNEEDNDIAVVFANKSASLDTDVKYQSSIANKEEYFPSPAVFVYTLPNICVGEISIKHHLKSENAFFVFDTFNAEFMYNYATHLLNSNKTNKVLCGWVEFFEENYKAVVYLVQNSGTLEHNIKMINTIYNK, from the coding sequence TTGGAACAAAATTATAAAATAGCTCAGCATTGCGTTATTGAAAATAACAAAGTATTCTTAAATGGAGTAGAGAAATTTAGTTCAACTAATGAACAATTTCCTGACTTTATTAAAGCTGCTTATAAAAACTTTAATAGTAATTATCCAAAATTTTTTAAAATGGATAATTTAAGTAAATTGTCTTTTTTAGCCGCCGATTTAATTTTGAAAGAAATAGATTTAAACGAAGAAGATAATGATATTGCGGTTGTTTTTGCAAATAAATCAGCCAGTTTAGATACAGATGTTAAATACCAAAGTTCTATAGCAAATAAGGAAGAATATTTTCCAAGTCCTGCCGTATTTGTATATACTTTACCCAATATTTGCGTGGGAGAAATAAGTATTAAACACCATTTAAAATCAGAAAATGCCTTTTTTGTTTTTGATACGTTTAATGCTGAATTTATGTATAATTATGCAACACATTTATTAAATTCAAACAAAACAAATAAAGTTTTATGCGGTTGGGTTGAATTTTTTGAAGAAAATTACAAAGCTGTTGTATATTTGGTCCAAAATAGTGGAACTTTAGAACACAATATAAAAATGATTAATACAATTTATAACAAATAA
- a CDS encoding phosphopantetheine-binding protein: MEALKAELKGKIVEVLNLEDISVDEINDNDPLFGDGLGLDSIDALELIVLLDKDYGIKLTDPKEGKTIFESIETMAAYITANRTK; this comes from the coding sequence ATGGAAGCATTAAAAGCAGAATTAAAAGGGAAAATAGTTGAAGTATTAAATTTAGAAGATATTTCAGTTGATGAAATTAATGATAATGATCCATTGTTTGGTGATGGTTTAGGTTTAGATTCAATTGATGCTTTAGAATTAATTGTTCTTTTAGATAAAGATTACGGTATTAAATTAACAGATCCTAAAGAAGGAAAAACTATTTTCGAATCTATCGAAACTATGGCTGCTTACATTACGGCAAACAGAACTAAATAA
- a CDS encoding beta-ketoacyl-[acyl-carrier-protein] synthase family protein — protein MAKRIAITGMGIISSIGKTVEENYDALIHQKTGISTIENIETIHKDVIKVGEIKMTNQELEQLLNLPKNNNYSRTAMLGAYAVEKAVENAQIKDINEFKTGLISATSVGGMDMTEKFYYEYFEDETCQKYIQAHDAGDATHKMAEHIGLKGIVTTVSTACSSAANAIMIGSRLIQSGQLDRVIVGGTDALAKFTINGFKTLMILSDTYNTPFDNERKGLNLGEAAAFLVLESEEVAKKQNKKVLAYVSGYGNANDAFHQTASSENGEGAYLAMHKALKMSGLATTDIDYINAHGTATPNNDLSEGRAIVRVFEDNVPEFSSTKPYTGHTLAAAAAIEAVYSVLALQNNVVFPNLNFKNQMEEFNITPQTTLKEKEINHVLSNSFGFGGNCSTVIFSKN, from the coding sequence ATGGCTAAAAGAATTGCAATAACCGGAATGGGAATTATTTCTTCTATTGGTAAAACAGTAGAAGAAAATTACGATGCTTTAATTCATCAAAAAACAGGAATTTCTACTATCGAAAATATAGAAACAATCCATAAAGATGTTATTAAAGTAGGGGAAATTAAAATGACCAATCAAGAGTTAGAGCAATTATTAAATTTGCCAAAAAACAATAATTATTCTCGAACAGCTATGCTTGGAGCTTATGCAGTAGAGAAAGCGGTTGAAAATGCTCAAATTAAAGATATTAACGAATTTAAAACAGGTCTAATTTCAGCAACAAGTGTTGGTGGAATGGACATGACTGAAAAATTCTATTACGAATATTTTGAAGATGAAACTTGCCAGAAATATATTCAAGCACACGATGCTGGTGATGCAACCCATAAAATGGCCGAACATATTGGTTTAAAAGGAATTGTAACAACGGTAAGTACTGCGTGTTCATCGGCTGCAAATGCTATAATGATTGGCTCTCGATTAATTCAATCAGGTCAATTAGACAGGGTTATTGTGGGAGGAACAGATGCTTTGGCAAAATTTACCATCAACGGATTTAAAACACTAATGATTTTGTCAGACACTTATAATACTCCTTTTGACAACGAACGAAAAGGATTAAACTTAGGTGAAGCTGCTGCTTTTTTAGTATTAGAATCGGAAGAAGTAGCAAAAAAACAAAATAAGAAAGTGTTGGCTTATGTTTCGGGTTACGGAAATGCAAACGATGCTTTTCACCAAACTGCTTCATCTGAAAACGGAGAAGGTGCTTATTTAGCAATGCATAAAGCATTAAAAATGTCGGGTTTAGCAACAACTGATATCGATTATATTAATGCTCACGGAACAGCAACTCCAAACAACGATTTATCGGAAGGAAGAGCAATTGTGCGTGTTTTTGAAGATAATGTTCCCGAATTTAGTTCAACAAAACCTTATACAGGTCATACTTTGGCTGCTGCTGCTGCAATTGAAGCTGTTTATAGTGTTTTGGCTTTGCAAAATAATGTGGTTTTCCCAAATTTGAATTTCAAAAATCAAATGGAAGAATTCAATATAACACCGCAAACAACATTGAAAGAAAAAGAAATAAACCATGTTTTATCGAATTCTTTCGGATTTGGAGGTAATTGTTCAACTGTAATATTTTCAAAGAACTAA
- a CDS encoding beta-ketoacyl synthase chain length factor, which produces MKKCYINGLGNISAQNTFETDFLGDAVVNSTENVLYANQPSYKEFIPPAASRRMAKGVKMGIAASTKALAEANVVIPDAIITGTGMGCVEDSEKFLKGILDNKEQFLTPTSFIQSTHNTVGAQIALGLQCKGYNFTYVNGAISLETALLDAKIQVETEEENTILVGGIDETAQHTLDLFKLTNVIKKEEDAPYSVLNPTSKGVVFSEGATFFTLENSKKESSYATIEAIKIQNSLAVNEVEDFISDFLKENNCQVNEIDAVVFGNNGDVEYDFYYDVSNSLFKNTAQVFYKHLSGEYNTASGFGLWCAAKIIKNQEIPSVLKMNLVESSKLETILLYNQYQGRDHSLILLKKC; this is translated from the coding sequence ATGAAGAAGTGTTATATAAACGGATTAGGAAATATTTCGGCACAAAATACATTTGAAACCGATTTTTTAGGAGATGCAGTTGTAAACAGTACAGAAAATGTTTTGTATGCAAACCAACCTTCATATAAAGAATTTATTCCTCCAGCTGCTAGCAGAAGAATGGCAAAAGGAGTCAAAATGGGAATTGCAGCTTCTACAAAAGCGTTAGCTGAAGCAAATGTAGTTATTCCAGATGCAATTATTACAGGAACTGGAATGGGTTGTGTAGAAGATTCGGAAAAGTTTTTAAAAGGAATTTTAGACAATAAAGAACAATTTTTAACGCCTACTTCTTTTATTCAATCCACTCATAATACTGTTGGTGCACAAATAGCACTTGGTTTGCAATGTAAAGGTTATAATTTTACTTATGTAAACGGAGCAATATCATTGGAAACGGCTTTGTTAGATGCTAAAATTCAAGTAGAAACTGAAGAAGAAAATACGATTCTTGTTGGTGGAATTGATGAAACAGCTCAGCATACTTTAGATTTATTTAAATTAACGAATGTTATTAAAAAAGAAGAAGATGCACCTTATAGTGTTTTAAACCCAACTTCAAAAGGAGTTGTTTTTAGCGAAGGAGCTACTTTTTTTACTTTAGAAAATTCTAAAAAGGAATCTAGTTATGCTACTATTGAAGCTATTAAAATTCAAAATAGTTTAGCAGTTAATGAAGTTGAAGATTTTATTTCAGATTTCTTAAAAGAGAACAATTGCCAAGTAAATGAAATCGATGCTGTTGTTTTTGGAAATAATGGCGATGTGGAATATGATTTTTATTATGATGTTTCTAATTCGTTATTTAAAAATACTGCACAAGTTTTTTATAAACACTTAAGTGGAGAATATAATACAGCTTCAGGATTCGGACTTTGGTGTGCTGCAAAAATTATAAAAAATCAAGAAATCCCTTCTGTTTTAAAAATGAATTTG